The genomic region cgtacaaccattctgtttttcattttccatatagTATTCAGTAAATTGCATGAGATACTCCACACTATTATAAAATAGGCATGTGTTAGATAATTCTGCCCAACTGTAGGATAATGTTTTTTAAGTGCTTTGAGCACATTTAACATAGGCTAGGCTATGATGTTAGGTAGGTttggtgtattaaatgcatttttgacttagtgatattttcaacttatgagtTTTTTGGAGATGTAACCCCATTGCAAGTTGAGTAGCATCTGTATAAAGTATTTTTAGATTGTAGGGATAATCAAGCTATGAAATGAAAAACCAGTGAATGAGAATCATTGGGACTTCATGGAGCATATTAGAATGCTCAGttctgccaggtgcggtggctcatgcctgtaatcccagtactttgggaggctgaggtgggcggatcacgaggtcaggagatcgagaccatcctggccaacatggtgaaaccccgtctcttctaaaaatacaaaaattagctgggcatggtgttgcgtgcctgtaatcccagctactcaggaggctgaagcaggagaatagcttgaacccgggaggcagagattgcagtgagccaagatcacgccactgcactccagcctggcgacaaagccagactccatctcaaaaaaaaaagaacgctcAGTTCTTTTATGCGTcttattctcattgtagagaaCTTATTAGCTCCTGATATCTCACCTTTCATTTGATGTTGTACTTCTAGAACACACAAGTGACAGAAGCCTGGAACAAAGTCGCCCACTCATTTAACTGCACGCCAATAGAAGGTGAGAACAGGTAACAGGGTTGAGGGTCTAAGAATGAGTGGctttgccaggtgcggtggctcacgcctgtaatcccagcactttggaaggctgaggtgggtggatcacctgaggtcaggagtttgagaccagcctggccaacatggtgaaaccccgtctctactaaaaatataaaaattagctgggcatggtggtgggtgcctgtaatcccagctacttgggaggctaaggcgagataatcgcttgaacccgggaggaggaggttgcagtgagccaggattgcgccattgcactccagtctgggcaataagagcgaaactccctctcaaaaaaaaaaaaaaagaatgagtggcTTTGCAGAATTGAGGCTTTTGCTCCCTTGAAGATCTATCCTGGCTACAGTCCAGTCTAAGCCAGAAATCTCAGAGCCCTGTGTTTCCATAACCAGGTAGTTTTCTCACTGCCTACCCCTTCAAACTACTGAAGTGGGTGGATTTGGAAACCTTTTGGGGTACTGGATAGCTTGTTCCATAGGTTGTGTCCTGTCTACAGGTATGTTGTCACACCAGTTGAAGCAGCATGTCATCGATGGAGAAAAAACCATTATCCAGAATCCCACAGACCAGCAGAAGTAGGTGCCAACCCTACTTAGCACCTTCTACCACACAAGACTAGGCATCAGGTTTTTTTCTATACTCATAACTGAATCTTGTCTGCCCTCTACTCCATGTTTTCAGGAGTGACCTGATGCTCTTAATATTCCCTTtctctaggccgggcgcggtggctcacgcctgtaatcccagcactttgggaggctgaggcgggtggattacctgaggtcacgagttcggaaccagcctgaccaacatggcgaaaccctgtctctactaaaaactacaaaaatgagccaggcgtggtggtttgcacctatagtcctagctacttgggaggctgaggcaggagagttgcttgaacccgggaggtggaggttgcaatgagctgagattgtgccactgcactccagcctgggtgacagaatgagactctgtgttaaaaaaaaaaaaaaaaaaaaaattccctttctcTCTATTCCTTTTAGGAAGGACCATGAAAAAGCTGAATTTGAGGTACATGAAGTATATGCTGTGGATGTTCTCGTCAGCTCAGGAGAGGGCAAGGTGAGGAGAGTACCAGAGTTGGCAAAGAGGGGTGACTGAGAGTGTTCACCAGACCAAATGTTACTTAAATTACTCTTTCAGGCCAAGGATGCAGGACAGAGAACCACTATTTACAAACGAGACCCCTCTAAACAGTATGGACTGAAAATGAAAACTTCACGTGCCTTCTTCAGTGAGGTGGAAAGGCGTTTTGATGCCATGCCGTTTACTTTAAGGTACTACACTTAGCAATGATAGTACTTGGAACCAGTCTGACTCACAGACCATACACCCAGGAACActttttcctctcccttcctgcctAGACTTGTAGCGTGCACGTGCTcagtccctccctctctctccccatctccttctCACTGAAGGTAATGTAAAAGAGCAATCCTAAGCATGATTTCTGCCTGAGGGTaggagctattttaaaatatgagcaaaaTGGTAAGACTTGATGGGGAGTTAAAGATACCTCTGAATATCATCTTCCCTGCCAGAGCATTTGAAGATGAGAAGAAGGCTCGGATGGGTGTGGTGGAGTGCGCCAAACATGAACTGCTGCAACCATTTAATGTTCTCTATGAGAAGGAGGGTGAGTTCTAAAAAGAGCTTCACTTTGGATTCCCTGATTATATGATATCCTTCCTGTAAATTCAGAAGAGCTAAGTATGACAAAGGAACTTTTTATCAAAACACATCTTCATTTTTGCCATAGGTGAATTTGTTGCCCAGTTTAAATTTACAGTTCTGCTCATGCCCAATGGCCCCATGCGGATAACCAGTGGTCCCTTCGAGCCTGACCTCTACAAGTCTGAGATGGAGGTCCAGGATGCAGAGCTAAAGGTTAGTATGGAATAGAAGGTGGTGAGTATGTACATGGTATCCTGCCTGGGAGTGAGGGTTAAATGCCAGCAAAGTCCTGAAAAGAGCTACAGTACTGAAAGTaaccctttatttttaatttcctccacattcctcaaaattttttttccttcttcctgtttTCCAGGCCCTCCTCCAGAGTTCTGCAAGTCGaaaaacccagaaaaagaaaaaaaagaaggtgtgTTATTATGATCATCCCTCTCTGGCAGGGTGAACCTGATCCCTCTTTCTCCCACTGTGTTAAGTTGTAGTGGAATACGGATTtttatacagatgctcctcaacttatatGATAGAACTTTGTCCCAGTAAatccatcataaattgaaaatatcgtaagtcaaaatggatttaaaaatatatatatatattttttaagagacagagtctcaaactcctggccttgaacagtccttccacctcagcctcccaaactgttgggattacaggcatgagctgccatgcccagccttgttttggctgggcacagtggctcacgcctgtaatcccagcactttgggaggccaaggcggacggatcacctgaggtctggagtttgagatcagcctgaccaacacagagagaaaccccatctctactaaaaatacaaaattagctgggtatggtggcacatgcttgtaatcccagctactcgggaggctgaggcaggagaattgtttgaatctgggaggcagaggttgcattgggccgagatcgcactgttgcactccagcctcggcaacaagagcgaaactctgtctcaaaaaaagagatgatctcactgtgtcacccaggctgacgtgtagtggcatgatcatagctcactgtatcctcaaactcctcctgggttcaagcgattgtcctgtctTGACCTGCTGAgtagccaccaccatgcctggctcaaaaTGGCTTTGATATACCTTAACCTACCATGAACCTCAGAGCTTAGCCTGGCCTACCTTGAATGTGctcaaaacatttattgaacaaattaTCATGTATTGAAATATCCATATTGCTTTCACACCATTGTGAAGTTGAAAAATCACAAGTTGGCCATTGTAAGTCAGAGACCTGTGTGTCTTTATTTCAGCTGTGACCCACAGGATTGAGATAActttatggctgggtgtggtggttcacacatataatcccaacagtttgggaggcctaggcaggagcatcacttgagcccaggagttcaagatcagcccgggcaacatggtaaaacctcatctctacaaaaaatacaaaaaaatcgtatgttgtggcatgtgcctatagtcccagctacctgggaggctgaggtgggaggatcacctgaacccagggaagttgtaccactgcactccagcctgggtgaca from Pongo pygmaeus isolate AG05252 chromosome 10, NHGRI_mPonPyg2-v2.0_pri, whole genome shotgun sequence harbors:
- the PA2G4 gene encoding proliferation-associated protein 2G4; translated protein: MSGEDEQQEQTIAEDLVVTKYKMGGDIANRVLRSLVEASSSGVSVLSLCEKGDAMIMEETGKIFKKEKEMKKGIAFPTSISVNNCVCHFSPLKSDQDYILKEGDLVKIDLGVHVDGFIANVAHTFVVDVAQGTQVTGRKADVIKAAHLCAEAALRLVKPGNQNTQVTEAWNKVAHSFNCTPIEGMLSHQLKQHVIDGEKTIIQNPTDQQKKDHEKAEFEVHEVYAVDVLVSSGEGKAKDAGQRTTIYKRDPSKQYGLKMKTSRAFFSEVERRFDAMPFTLRAFEDEKKARMGVVECAKHELLQPFNVLYEKEGEFVAQFKFTVLLMPNGPMRITSGPFEPDLYKSEMEVQDAELKALLQSSASRKTQKKKKKKASKTAENATSGETLEENEAGD